GATTCGGTGACTCACACGCCTTGCTCAATTTTCGGCCACACTTGCTGCTTGTCGCAGCGAACTGCCGTGGGTAGACTCGTAAAAGCTGTGCTGGCGGAATTCGGCCTATGTGCGTTCGCACTTGTGAATGCGAAGGCCGATTGTCAGCAGCTTGAAGGGGACCGTCATGAACTCTGCCGTTCTTCGCCCTAAGATGCACAGACGTCGCGGGTTCACGATCATTGAACTTGTCGTCGTGATCTCCGTTATTGCTGTGCTGGTTTCGTTGTTGGTTCCCGCCGTGCAGCAGGCTCGTGAATCATCGCGGCGGACGAAGTGCCAGAACAATCTCAGGCAGGTCGGCATCGCCATTCACGGCTTTCATGGCACCCGTAAGTTTCTTCCGCCGTCGCGGAACTATGATCATTTCACGACCTGGGCGTTTCTGATCCTGCCGCACCTGGAACAGTTCAACCTGTTCGAATCGTGGGACCCGGAGTTGAAGTATTACTATCAGCCGGATGAAGCTCGGCTAACAAACGTGCCGATGTACTTGTGCCCGTCGCGACGTACCGGCCCGATTCTCAGCACGCAATACGACGATATTCAGTCTCCGTATGAAACCAGCCCGCACGTGCCGGGCGTCGTCAGCGATTACGCCTGTTCCGCGGGCTACGGGCCGCCAGGCGTGTGGAACTGGGTCACGTCGAACGGAGCCATGATCATGGGCAAGGCGACGACGGATCCGCCCACCGTGCCCGACGGAAACTTCGCTCCGCCGAATGCACGACTTAAGACATGGACAAGTCGCACGCGCTTGAGGAATCTTAAAGACGGAACGTCCAATACTATTTTGGTGGGCGAAAAACACGTCCGCCCATCGCGCTACGGGATCGCTCACGAAGACGGAAGCATTTACAACGGCGACCATCCCGGCAGTTTTTCACGCTGCGGAGGACCGGGCTATCCGATCGCGAGAACTCCCACGTCGCGCTTCAACAACAAC
This DNA window, taken from Fuerstiella marisgermanici, encodes the following:
- a CDS encoding DUF1559 domain-containing protein, yielding MNSAVLRPKMHRRRGFTIIELVVVISVIAVLVSLLVPAVQQARESSRRTKCQNNLRQVGIAIHGFHGTRKFLPPSRNYDHFTTWAFLILPHLEQFNLFESWDPELKYYYQPDEARLTNVPMYLCPSRRTGPILSTQYDDIQSPYETSPHVPGVVSDYACSAGYGPPGVWNWVTSNGAMIMGKATTDPPTVPDGNFAPPNARLKTWTSRTRLRNLKDGTSNTILVGEKHVRPSRYGIAHEDGSIYNGDHPGSFSRCGGPGYPIARTPTSRFNNNFGSSHLGVCNFLFADGAATSINVEVSTDVLGRLTARNDGKVVTRDSY